Part of the Crossiella cryophila genome, ACTGGCGTTACGACAAATGGACTAATTGCGGCAACTTTCAGGCGCAAGCAGTCTGGCCTTGATCACGTTCGGTGTCGAGACGCTGCCGGAGGGGCAGGTCCTGGCCCCGGGCTCCGGCGCAGCCCAGGGCCGGGGACGGCCAGTGCGCGGTGGTCGCCCGCGGTGTGGCCGTGGTGGCTGGCGGTGTTGGATGCCTGGTCAGCGGATCGCGGCGGGGTGGGCGCGGCGGGCGCGGGATAACGATCCGGTCGGCGTGGCGTTGGTCACGCTGTCGTCGATTCGGCGGCGTGGGGTCCCCGCGCACGGCGGGAGGCGCCGTGCGCGGGGACGCGAGGGTGCGGGGATGGTGGCGCCCGAGGCCCGAGGCCCGAGGCCCGAGGCCCGAGGCCCGAGGCCCGAAGTCCGGGGTCCGGAGTCCGAGGCTGAGGGCCGGGGAGTCCGAGGCCGGGAGTCCGGGGTCCGGGGGGTCAGGCGCGGAGCAGTTGTTCCAGTGCGGCGCTGAGCTGGTCGTGTGGATTGGCGTCGGACTCGGTGCGCCAGGCCAGGTAGCCGTCCGGGCGGATCAGCACCGCGCCCTCGGGCAGGGCGTAGCGGGTTGGCCACTGGTTTTCCGGGTCGAGCAGGTCGGTGCCGATCCGGTGGGCGGTCAGCGGGATGCCGGAGCGCTCGGCCAGTTCGGTGGCTGCCCGGCGCCAGTCGTCGCCCTGGGGGCCGGTGAGCAGGAGTAGGCCGGTGGAGACCAGGTCGTGCAGGGCCAGGCGGTCGCCGTTGTGGGTCAGCCACAGGTGGGGGGCGCGGTGGCCTGGTTCGGGGACGGGGTGGTGGTCTTGGGTGAAGGCGGACTCGTAGGGCCTGCCCAGGATGGCGGGGGAGGTGTAGCGCTGGCCGAACATCCAGCGGATGTCGGAGTTGGCCTCCTCCTCCGGGTCGCTGCTGGTGCGGCTCTCCTGGCGGTTGATGGTGATGTCCACGAACTCCTTGGCCAGTGGGCGGCGTTCGGGTTCGTAGCTGTCCAGCAGGGCGGGCGTGGCCCAGCCCTTGAGCACCGCGGCCAGTTTCCAGGCCAGGTTGTGCGCGTCCTGGACGCCGGTGTTCGCGCCGTAGCCACCAGCGGGCGGCCACACGTGCGCGCTGTCCCCGGCCAGGAAGACCCGGCCCTGGCGGAACCGTTCGGCCACCGCGGCCACCTGTTGCCACGGGGTCACGTCGACCACCTTGACCGGGATGTCGTCCCGGCCCAGCAGCTCGTGCAGCATCGGGGTCAGGCGTTGCTGGGTGAAGTCGGCCGGGGTGTCCACCGCGGCGTCGTAGCTGAACGCGGCGGCCCAGCGGCCGGGGTGCGCTGTGGTGGTCAGGAAGCCGGGCGGGCCGCCGGGCTTGACCACGAACCACATCACGGCGCGTTCCGGGATCAGTTCGGACAGGTCCGCCTCGAAGAGCACGCCGAGGAAGTCGCCCAGGATGCCGGGGCCGTCGCGGCGGATGCCGAGCTGTTCGCGGATGGTGCCGCGGTTGCCGTCGGCGGCGATCAGGTAGTCCGCGTGGATCCGGTACTCCTCGCCGGTGGCGCGGTCCTTGGTCACCGCGTGCACGCCGTCGGCGGTCTCGGTGAAGGACACCAGCTCGGTGTTGAACCGCTGCTCCGCGCCGCGGGCCTGGGCCGCCGCGCTGAGCACCGGCTCCACCGTGCTCTGGTCGGCCAGGCACAACCGGCCTGCGCTGTACTCGTCGTAGCTCGCGGTGGCGCCCAGCCGGAACAGCCAGCGCCATTCGCCGGCCAGTGACTGGCAGTGCACGCCGCCCTTGTCGTTCTCGAACGGCTTGCCCGCCTCGTACACCGCTTCCGCGATGCCGAAGGCGCGGTAGATCTCCATGGTCCGCACGTTGATCCCGCGCGCCCTGCCCTGCGGCGACGGGCCGGGGTGCTTGTCCACCAGGATCGACTCGACCCCGTGGGAGGACAGGAAAAGCGAGGCGGTCAGGCCGGCCAGGCCGCCGCCGGTGATGAGCACCGGCACTCGTTCGGCGTTGCTGCTCATGACGATTCCCCCTCGTCGGTTGGTGTGCTGAAGCTGTCCCCGACCGCGCGCAGCCACTCCTGGTCCCAGCTGATCCGGCCGTCGTCGAGTTCGGCCACCGTCGCGCGCACCCAGTCGAGCTGGGCGACCAGCGTGGCCCGCTGGTACTCCTCCTCCAGCAGGAACAGCCGGGGCAGGCCGGTGGCCAGCGCCTCGGCCATCACGGTGTCGATCTCGGCGACCAGTTCGGCGAGCTTGTCCGCGCGCACCGCCAGCAGCGCGCGGATCTCGCCCGGCTCCAGCAGCGGCATGAACGCCACCGCGGCCGGGAACTCCGGGAACTCGGTGCCGGTCGCGGTGAACATCTCGCGCAGCCAGGCGCGGGCCGTGGCCAGCCCCTCCGGGCCGATCTCGTAGATGGTCCGCTCCGGCCGGTTGTCGGCCCGTTCGGTCTCCTTGACCTTGATCAGTCCGGCCTTCAGCAGGCGTTCGATGGTCTGGTAGACGCTGGCCCGCTGCCGGACGTTGACCACCCGGTCCTTGCCGCGTTCCTTGATCAGCTGCTGAATCCGGTACGCGTGCACCGGGGCCTCGATCACCAGGCACAACACGGTCAGTGCCAGCGGCGAACGACGGATCGGGGTTGCCATAGTCATAAACCTACTAGTGAGATTATGACTATGGCAACCCCGAGGGGGACTCAGGGGGAGTGGTCAGCGGTTCTCCGGGCGGCCGGCGTGCAGTTCGTAGCTGGGGCCGAGCAGGCCGCGGCGGTCGTTGAGCCGCAGCAGCACCCTGGTGAACCCGGCGCACTCCACATCCAGCCGCAGCGTGGCCGGACTGCCCTCCAGCAGCATCCGGTGCGCCGACATGATCAGCCGCCCGCCCGGCCGCAGCACCCGGTACAGCTCGGTCAGTGCCCTGGTCCGGTCCGGCCACAGGTGCAGTGTGTTCACCGTGAGCAGCACGTCGACGCTGCCGTCGGGTTGCCCGGTGTCCTCGGCGTCACCCCGGTGCAGCCGCACGTGTCCGGTTCTGGCCTGCTCGGCGCAGCGCTCCCGGCACTGGCGCAGCATCTCCTCGGCCGGATCCACCCCGATCACCCGTCCGGCCGAAGCCGCCGCGGCCGCCGCGGCCAGCCCGACCCCGGGGCCGGGGCCGAGCACCAGCACCGTGTCGGTGTGCCGTAAACCGGCCTCGGCCACCAGTTCCCGCTCGGTGGCGGCGTTGGCGCGCGCCATGATCGCCCCGCCGATCCGGCCGGCGAGGCCGCGGGGATGCCCGAACGCGGAGTCCACGATCCGCGGGAAGGAAGTAGCCATACCTCCAGCACAGCTCGCATCGTGGCTGCTCGCATCGGGGACTTCCCTGAAATTCCTTCACTCGGAGGTAGTGCGCAAAGATCGTCCCTCGGGTGAGGATGACTGAATGAGCCCCGCCGTGACCCGCGCGCGCCGCACCCGCACCCCGCGCAGCCCGCTGTTCGAGGGCTACCAGGATCCCGACGGCCCGTACGCGGGCGTGCACGACGAGATGTTCGACGAGGACGGCCAGGTCCGGCAGGCCTACCGCAGGCTGTACGAGTCGATCGCGCCCTCGGAGGTGGCCGACCTGGCCGCGCGGGCCGAGGCGCTCGGCCGCGCCTTCGTCGACCAGGGCATCACCTTCTCCCTCTCCGGCCAGGAGCGCCCGTTCCCGCTGGACCTGATCCCCCGGGTGATCGGCGCCACCGAGTGGGCCCGGCTGGAACGCGGCATCGTGCAGCGGGTCCGCGCGCTGGAGGCATTCCTGGCCGACATCTACGGCGACGCGCAGATCCTGCGGGACCGGGTGCTGCCCCGGCGGCTGATCACCTCCTGCGCGCACTTCCACCGCGAGGCCGCCGGCATCTCCCCGGCCAACGGCGTGCGCATCCACGTCGCCGGGATCGACCTGGTCCGCGACGGCGAGGGCGTCTTCCGGGTGCTGGAGGACAACCTGCGCTGCCCGTCCGGGGTGTCCTACGTGATGGAGAACCGGCGCACCATGGCCAGGGTCTTCCCCGACCTGTTCGCCCGGCACCGGGTGCGCGCGGTCGGCGACTACGCCGGGCACCTGCTGCGCGCGCTGCGTGCCTCGGCCGCGCCCAACGCCGCCGACCCCACCGTGGTTGTGCTCACCCCCGGCGTGCACAACTCCGCCTACTTCGAGCATTCGCTGCTGGCCAGGCAGATGGGTGTGGAGCTGGTCGAGGGCAGGGACCTGTTCTGCCGGGACAACGCGGTCTACATCCGCACCACCGAGGGCGAACGCCGGGTCGATGTCATCTACCGGCGCATCGACGACGAGTTCCTTGACCCGCTGCACTTCCGCCCCAGCTCGGTGCTGGGCGTGGCCGGCATGGTCAACGCGGCCCGCGCGGGCAACGTGGTGATCGCCAACGCGGTCGGCAACGGGGTGGGCGACGACAAGCTCGTCTACACCTACGTGCCCGAGATGGTCCAGTACTACCTCGGCGAGAAACCGTTGCTGCCCAACGTGGACACCTTCCGCTGCTGGCTCGACGAGGAGCGCGAGCAGGTGCTGGACCGGCTGGACGAGCTGGTGATCAAACCGGTGGAGGGCTCCGGCGGGTACGGCATCGTCTTCGGCCCGGACGCCAGCGCGCGCGAGCTGGCCTCGGTGCGCAAACGGGTCCGCAGCGATCCGCGCGGCTGGATCGCCCAGCCCGTGGTGCAGCTCTCCACCGTGCCCACCAAGATCGGCAACAAGCTGGCGCCGCGGCACGTGGACCTGCGGCCGTTCGCGGTCAACGACGGCGAGAACGTCTTCGTGCTGCCCGGTGGGCTGACCAGGGTCGCGCTGCGCGAGGGCAGCCTGCTGGTCAACTCCTCCCAGGGCGGCGGCTCCAAGGACACCTGGGTGCTGGCCCCCCGATCGTCCACTGTGGAGAGTGAACTGGCCGAGCCGGGACTGGCCGGGGCGGTGACCGACGGACAGGCCGCCGAGCACGGCCCCGAGCTGACCACGAGTCAGCAGCAACAGCAGCAACAGCAGTGACATGTCACGGAAACACGGACGGCAGAGGGTGGTGTCATGCTGGCCCGCAACGCAGAGTCGCTGTACTGGATCGGCCGCTACGTGGAACGGGCCGACGACACGGCGCGCATCCTCGACGTCTCCGTCCACCAGCTACTGGAGGACGCCACCGTCGACCCGGACTCGGCGAGCCGGGCGCTGTTGCACGTGCTGGGCATCCAGCCGCCCGACGGCCGTGAGCTGGACGCCTGGTCGCTGACCGAGCTGGTCGCCTACGCCCCGGCCAACTCCGGCTCCATCGTGGCCTCGCTGACCAGCGCGCGGGAGAACACCAGGGGCGCCCGCGAGGTGGTCTCCACCGAGATGTGGGAATGCCTGAACGCCACCTGGAATGCGCTTCCCGAACGGCAGCGCTATGCCAGGCAGATGGGCCCGCACGCCTTCTTCTCCTTCGTGGAGGAGCGCGCGGCCATGTTCGCCGGACTGGCCGACTCGACCATGAGCCGGGACGACGGCTGGCGGTTCCTGCTGCTGGGCCGCTCGGTGGAACGGGTGGACATGGTGGTCCGGCTGCTGCTCTCCCGGGTGGGGGACAAGGCATCCTCGCCGGGCTGGGTCACCGTGCTGCGCTCGGCGGGCGCGCACGACACCTACCTGCGGACCTACCGAGGGGCCATGGACGCCGGGCGGGTGGTGCAGTTCCTGTTGCTGGACCGGCTGTTCCCGCGCTCGGTCTTCCACGCCCTGCGCAACGCCGAGGCATGTCTGGAACAGCTGGACCACCGGCCCAGCGTGCGCATCGGGGCCAAGGCCGAGGCGCTGCGGCTGCTCGGCCGGGCCCGCAGCGAGCTGGAGTTCCTGCGGCCCGCCGACCTGCTGGACGACCTGCCCAAGCGGCTCAGTTCGCTGCAGGGCACCATTCGGGAGGTCGGCGAGGCGGTGTCGTTGCAGTACTTCCACGCCGCGCCCTGGGTGGCCTGGACCAACGCGGAGGTGACCTCGTGAGCTGGCGGGTACGCATCGTGCACACCACCGGCTACCGCTACGACGAGCCGGTGATCCAGTCCTACAACGAGGCCAGGCTCACCCCGCGCGGCGACGGCAGGCAGAACCTGGTGGTCAACCGGGTGGAGACCACCCCGGCCACCCGCGCCTACAAGTACACCGACTACTGGGGCACCGCGGTCACCTCCTTCGACCTGCACGCCCCGCACACCGAGATGAAGGTGGTCGCCTCCTCGGTGGTGGAGACCGCGGACGAGGACAAGCCGATCCGGGTCACCGAGTGGTCAGGGCTGGCCTCCGCGGACGTGCTGGACCGCTTCGGCGAACTGCTGGAGGCCAGCTCCTACGTGCCGACCAACCGCGAGCTGGCCGCGGTGGCCCGCAAGCTGCAGCGCGGCCTGGAACCGGCGGACGCGGTGCTCGCGGTGTGCGCCTGGGTGCACGAGCAGCTCACCTACCGGCCCGGCACCACCGGCGTGCACAGCTCGGCCATCGACGCCTGGCGGGCCCGCGAGGGCGTCTGCCAGGACTACGCGCACCTGACCCTGCTGTTGCTGCGCGCGATCGGCATCCCGGCCCGCTACGTCTCCGGCTACCTGCACACCCAGCCGGATGCCCGCCTCGGCCAGACCGTGCGCGGGGAGAGCCACGCCTGGATCGAGGCCTGGACCGGCGGCTGGTGGGGCTATGACCCGACCAACGACGTGCCGATCGGCTCCAGGCACGTGCGGGTGGCGCTGGGCAGGGACTACGCCGACGTCGCCCCGCTCAAGGGCATCTACTCCGGCGGCGGGTCCTCCGCGCTGGAGGTGACCGTGGACATCACCCGGCTGGCCTGAACAAGGCGGCCGATTCCCGCCGGAGTCCGGCCGCGGCCGTTGGTTGGCTGGCCTGGTGAGTGAGACGTTGACGATCCTGGACCGCTTCTACGCCGCCGAGCTGGCCTACCTCTCCGGTGCGACGGGGTTCGAGCCGGTCGCGGAGTTCCTGGACCCGGAGATCGTGCTGCACCAGGCCGAGGGCCTGCCCTACGGCGGGCAGTGGCGCGGGCCGGACGGGCTGGCCCGGTTCATGGCGGAGATGGCGCGGACCTGGGCGTCCTTCGAGATCCTGGCCCAGGAGACCCTGGTCGACGGTGACCGGGTGAGCGTGCTGAGCCAGGTCAGGGCGCGCGGGCGGGCCACCGGGACCGAACTGGAGTTCCCGATCCTGCAGCTCATCCGGCTGCGCAACGGTCGACTGGCCGAGGTCCGGCCGTTCTACTGGGACACCGCGGCGGTGGCGGCGGCCTGCACCGGCGCGGACCGGTGACGGAAGCCGGTCGAGACACAGATCACCGGGACTTGTTCGGGGCACTCCCTCCGGCATGGGACGATAGGTCGTCACCCGTCCGTTTCAGCGAGGGAATCAGTGGCCACGTTCGCCGACAAGACCTTCACGCCGCCGGAGCGCATCCGGAACTTCTGCATCATCGCCCACATCGACCACGGCAAGTCCACGCTGGCCGACCGGGTGTTGCAGCTCACCGGCGTCGTCGACGACCGTTCCATGCGCGCGCAGTACCTCGACCGGATGGACATCGAGCGCGAACGCGGCATCACCATCAAGGCGCAGAACGTGCGCCTGCCGTGGGTGCACGAGGGCACCGAGTACGTGCTGCACCTGATCGACACCCCGGGGCACGTCGACTTCACCTATGAGGTCTCCCGGGCGCTGGAGGCGTGCGAGGGCGCGATCCTGCTGGTCGACGCGGCGCAGGGGATCGAGGCCCAGACGCTGGCCAACCTGTACCTGGCCATGGAGAACAACCTCACGGTCATCCCGGTGCTGAACAAGATCGACCTGCCGGCCGCTGACCCGGACCGCTACGCCGCGGAGATCGCGCACATCATCGGCTGCGAGGCCGACGACGTGCTGCGGGTCTCGGCCAAGACCGGCGTGGGCATCAGGGAGCTGCTGGACAAGGTCGTGCAGACCATCCCGGCCCCGGTCGGCGATTCCGACGCGCCGGCCCGCGCGATGATCTTCGACTCGGTCTATGACATCTACCGCGGCGTGGTCACCTACATCCGCGTGGTGGACGGCCGGATCACCCCGCGCGAGCGGATCCGGATGATGTCCACCGGCGCCACCCACGAGCTGCTCGAGGTGGGGATCATCTCGCCGGAGCCCAAGGTCTCGGTCGGGCTGGGCGTCGGCGAGGTGGGCTACCTGATCACCGGCGTGAAGGACGTCCGCCAGTCCAAGGTCGGCGACACCATCACCTCCGAGCGCAAGGGCGCCACCGAGGCGCTCTCCGGCTACCGCGAACCGCAGCCCATGGTCTACGCCGGGCTGTACCCGCTGGACGGCTCGGACTACCCGGCGCTGCGCGAGGCGCTGGACAAGCTGCAGCTCAACGACGCCGCGCTGACCTACGAGCCGGAGACCTCCGCGGCGCTGGGCTTCGGCTTCCGCTGCGGCTTCCTCGGCCTGCTGCACCTGGAGATCACCAGGGACCGGCTGGAGCGCGAGTTCGGCCTCGAACTCATCTCCACCGCGCCCAACGTGGTCAACCGGGTGGTCATGGAGGACGGCACCGAGCACATCGTCACCAACCCCTCGGACTGGCCGGGCGGCAAGATCAAGGACATCTTCGAGCCGATCACCAAGTGCACGGTGATCGCGCCCGCGGAGTTCGTCGGCACCATCATGGAGCTGTGCCAGGCCCGGCGCGGTCAGCTCGGCGGCATGGACTACATCTCCGAGACCCGGGTCGAGCTGCGCTACACCATGCCGCTGGCCGAGATCATCTACGACTTCTTCGACTCGCTGAAGTCGCGCACCCGCGGTTACGCCTCCCTGGACTACGAGGAGGCCGGCGAGCAGGCCTCCGACCTGGTCAAGGTGGACATCCTGCTGCAGGGCGAGCCGGTGGACGCCTTCAGCGCGATCGTGCACAAGGACGCCGCCTACGCCTACGGCACCCGGATGGCCAGCAAGCTGCGCGAGCTGATCCCGCGGCAGCAGTTCGAGGTGCCGATCCAGGCCGCGGTCGGGTCCAGGGTGATCGCCCGCGAGACCATCCGCGCCATCCGCAAGGACGTGCTGGCCAAGTGCTACGGCGGTGACATCACCCGTAAGCGCAAGCTGCTGGAGAAGCAGAAGGAAGGCAAGAAGCGGATGAAGATGGTCGGCCGCGTCGAGGTGCCGCAGGAGGCGTTCGTGGCCGCGCTGTCCACCGACGAGGCCGGGGACAAGAAGAAGAAGTAGCCGCGCGGTGACCGGGTCTGCTGGCCCGGTCACCGGAGCGGGTGTGGTGGTGACCCACCGGCCGGACCCTGTGGAAAGTGGGGGTGCGGGGGGTGGGTGGTGGGGGTACCCTGGGGGTTATGGGGAAGCACAAGGAGTACGGCCTGCTGGTGAGTGGGCCTGCTGCCGCGGTGACCATCCAGGTCCCCGTTGGCACCTTGCTGCACGACTGGCCCAGCGTGCTCGGCCGGATCACCGATGGCGAGCGGGTCCAGGTCACCCGCAACGGCAAGGTCGTCGCCGTGCTCACCGCGCCCGACCCGGACGAGGTCGCGCTGGACGAGCTGGCCGCCGCGGGCCAGGTCGCCGCCGACTGGCGGGTCCGCCAGAGCACCCTGCGCGGCCTGCTCCGCACCCTGCCGGCCCGTACCGCCAAGCCCGGCGACGACCGCGGCTCGGCCGCGGTGCTCGCCGACCGCGAGGACACCGATCGGTGATCTACCTCGACAGCTGCGCGCTGATCAAACTGATCGTGCCGGAACCCCTGTCCGAGGACCTGTTCGGCTACCTGGACACCCGCACCGAACCACTGGTCAGCTCCGAGCTGGCCGTGGTCGAGGTGCACCGCGCCCTCACCCGCATCGAGGCAGGCGAGCAGGCCCGCACCCTGGCCGAGGAGCTACTGGACAACATCACCCAGCTCCCACTGGCCCCGGTGGTCCGCGCCGCCGCCGCCCTGCCCGACCGGTACCTGCGCAGCCTGGACGCCCTGCACCTGGCCACCGCGCTGCGGGTGCCGACGACGCGGTTCGTGAGTTACGACCGGCGGTTGAACGAGGCGGCGGCCAAGGCCGGGCTGACGGTGCGGGCGCCGGGCGCGGCCCGGACCTGAGCGCTCGGCCGCGGGGCCACGCTCAGGCGGAGATGCCGGTCGACAACGGCACCTCGTGCTCGTCGAGCTGGGCGATCAGCCGGAGCCGCCCGCCGATCGCGGTGACGTACCGGTGCACCGTGTCGACCTCGAGTTCGCCGACCTCGCCGCGTTCCACCTGACTGACCCGCGCCTGACTGATCCCCATCCGCTTGGCCACCTCGACCTGCGTCAGCCCGGCTTCCTTGCGCAGCTCCGCCAGGCGATAGCCGACCACGTAGGCCGCGGTGTGCCGACGAGCGTCGGCGCGGGCGGCGTGGACGTCCCGGCCTGCGTCGCGATCGAGCTTCTCCTTGTCCGCCTGGACCGCTGTCAGTCGCTGCTTCTGCGTAGTGGCGAGCAAACCAGCCACAACGCGGCCAGCATCGCCCCCGCCGTGGCCACCCACAGCGCCCCGCGCAACCCGATCACCTCGCCCAGCACCCCACCGAGCAGGCTGCCCACCGGGATCGCGCCCCAGACCAGGAACAACATCGTGGCGTTCATCCGGCCGAGCAGGGCCGGTGGGCAGAGGGCCTGCTGGCGGCTGGACATGGACACGGTGAGCACGATCAGGCTGAACGCGGTGCCGAAGGCGGCCACCGCCCACCAGATCAGGCCGTAGCCGGGGGTGGTCAGCGGGAAGCCGAGGAAGAGCACGCCCAGGGCGGTGCCGGAGCACAGGATGGTGCGGTCCTGGCCCAGGTGGGTGGCCAGGCGGCGGGCCAGCAGGGCGGCGGCCAGGGCGCCGGTGAGGCCGAGGCTGCTGAGCAGGCCGATGGCGCCGGGGGAGAGGTTGATCTCGCGGAGCAGGAACAGCACGCCCAGGGCGACCTGGATGGACTGGAAGAGGACGAAGGTGGCGCCGTGCAGGCCGAAGGCGCGCAGCAGGGGGTGGCCGAAGACCAGGCGCAGGCCCTCGGTGATCTCGCGGCCGAGGTGGCGCTGGGTGGGGGCCGGGGGCTGGGGTTCGTGGTGGCGGATGCCGCGTAGCCACAGGGCGGACCAGAGGTAGCCGGCGGCGTTGACCAGCACGGTGGCCGGGGCGCCGAAGGACTGGAAGAACAGGCCGGCCACGGTGGGGGCTGCGGTGGCGGCGACGGCGTGGTTGCCGCGGAGTTTGGCGTTGGCCTCGATCAGGTCCTGGGCCGGGACCAGGCGGGGCAGGTAGGTCTGGTGGGCGATCTCGAAGAAGACCGAGAAGACCCCGGCGATCAGCACGGCCACGTACACCTGGGTCAGGGTCAGCGCGTCGAAGGCGGCGGCCACCGGGATCGAGCAGAACGCCGCCGCGCGGGCCAGGTCGGCGACAACCAGCACCGGCAGGGCGCGCATCCGGTCGCACCAGGCGCCGACCAGCAGGCCGAGCACCAGGAAGGCCGCGGTCTGCAGGGTGCGGATCGCGGAGACCTCGAAGGCGCCCGCGTGCAGGGTCTCGGCGGCGAGCAGGGGCAGGGCCAGGTGGCTGACCCGGGTGCCGAGCTGGCTGAGCACGTCGGCCGCCCACAGGTGCCGGAAGTCCCGTTGCCGGAGCAGCCCGCCGGGCCGCCGGGCGGTGTCCTTGGTCACCAGGGCACTGTGGCAGCTTGAGTGTGATGGGCGCAAGTAGCTTGAGTCGTGAAGACTCAGGTTTTGGGTTTCTCCTGGTCAGCGCGGTACTCGGCGAGCAGGGACAGGGCTTTGGCGTACTTGGCGCGCAGCCGGTCCTGGGTCGCGGGGTCCAGCCGGCCCATCCGGTCGGGGCCGCTGTTGTCGGCGATGTCGGCGTGTTTGACCACGATCGCGATCTCGTCCGCGGCGGCCCGGCGCAGGTAGCCCTCCATCGGCTCGCCGGGCCGTTTGCTCAACGCCAGCACCGCGGTCACCACCCGCTCCGGGCAGCCCGCCGCGCGCAGGTCATCCGCGGTGACCTCAGTGTCCTCGATGACGTCGTGCAGCACCGCGGCCATCTTGGGCCACTCGCCGGTCACGCTGTCCATCACCCGCAACGGGTGCCGGATGTAGGGCAGTCCGGCCTTGTCCATCTGGCCTTCGTGCGCCCGCGTGGCGATCTCCACCGCACGCGCGAGCGAGAAGCTGTCAGAGCTGCTCGGCATGGCTAGATTCGAGCACATGATCGCTACCTCGCGCGTGCC contains:
- a CDS encoding transglutaminase family protein — encoded protein: MSWRVRIVHTTGYRYDEPVIQSYNEARLTPRGDGRQNLVVNRVETTPATRAYKYTDYWGTAVTSFDLHAPHTEMKVVASSVVETADEDKPIRVTEWSGLASADVLDRFGELLEASSYVPTNRELAAVARKLQRGLEPADAVLAVCAWVHEQLTYRPGTTGVHSSAIDAWRAREGVCQDYAHLTLLLLRAIGIPARYVSGYLHTQPDARLGQTVRGESHAWIEAWTGGWWGYDPTNDVPIGSRHVRVALGRDYADVAPLKGIYSGGGSSALEVTVDITRLA
- a CDS encoding type II toxin-antitoxin system VapC family toxin — encoded protein: MIYLDSCALIKLIVPEPLSEDLFGYLDTRTEPLVSSELAVVEVHRALTRIEAGEQARTLAEELLDNITQLPLAPVVRAAAALPDRYLRSLDALHLATALRVPTTRFVSYDRRLNEAAAKAGLTVRAPGAART
- a CDS encoding alpha-E domain-containing protein; its protein translation is MLARNAESLYWIGRYVERADDTARILDVSVHQLLEDATVDPDSASRALLHVLGIQPPDGRELDAWSLTELVAYAPANSGSIVASLTSARENTRGAREVVSTEMWECLNATWNALPERQRYARQMGPHAFFSFVEERAAMFAGLADSTMSRDDGWRFLLLGRSVERVDMVVRLLLSRVGDKASSPGWVTVLRSAGAHDTYLRTYRGAMDAGRVVQFLLLDRLFPRSVFHALRNAEACLEQLDHRPSVRIGAKAEALRLLGRARSELEFLRPADLLDDLPKRLSSLQGTIREVGEAVSLQYFHAAPWVAWTNAEVTS
- a CDS encoding class I SAM-dependent methyltransferase → MATSFPRIVDSAFGHPRGLAGRIGGAIMARANAATERELVAEAGLRHTDTVLVLGPGPGVGLAAAAAAASAGRVIGVDPAEEMLRQCRERCAEQARTGHVRLHRGDAEDTGQPDGSVDVLLTVNTLHLWPDRTRALTELYRVLRPGGRLIMSAHRMLLEGSPATLRLDVECAGFTRVLLRLNDRRGLLGPSYELHAGRPENR
- a CDS encoding FAD-dependent monooxygenase, whose product is MSSNAERVPVLITGGGLAGLTASLFLSSHGVESILVDKHPGPSPQGRARGINVRTMEIYRAFGIAEAVYEAGKPFENDKGGVHCQSLAGEWRWLFRLGATASYDEYSAGRLCLADQSTVEPVLSAAAQARGAEQRFNTELVSFTETADGVHAVTKDRATGEEYRIHADYLIAADGNRGTIREQLGIRRDGPGILGDFLGVLFEADLSELIPERAVMWFVVKPGGPPGFLTTTAHPGRWAAAFSYDAAVDTPADFTQQRLTPMLHELLGRDDIPVKVVDVTPWQQVAAVAERFRQGRVFLAGDSAHVWPPAGGYGANTGVQDAHNLAWKLAAVLKGWATPALLDSYEPERRPLAKEFVDITINRQESRTSSDPEEEANSDIRWMFGQRYTSPAILGRPYESAFTQDHHPVPEPGHRAPHLWLTHNGDRLALHDLVSTGLLLLTGPQGDDWRRAATELAERSGIPLTAHRIGTDLLDPENQWPTRYALPEGAVLIRPDGYLAWRTESDANPHDQLSAALEQLLRA
- a CDS encoding nuclear transport factor 2 family protein, which codes for MSETLTILDRFYAAELAYLSGATGFEPVAEFLDPEIVLHQAEGLPYGGQWRGPDGLARFMAEMARTWASFEILAQETLVDGDRVSVLSQVRARGRATGTELEFPILQLIRLRNGRLAEVRPFYWDTAAVAAACTGADR
- a CDS encoding type II toxin-antitoxin system Phd/YefM family antitoxin — translated: MGKHKEYGLLVSGPAAAVTIQVPVGTLLHDWPSVLGRITDGERVQVTRNGKVVAVLTAPDPDEVALDELAAAGQVAADWRVRQSTLRGLLRTLPARTAKPGDDRGSAAVLADREDTDR
- a CDS encoding PadR family transcriptional regulator, whose product is MATPIRRSPLALTVLCLVIEAPVHAYRIQQLIKERGKDRVVNVRQRASVYQTIERLLKAGLIKVKETERADNRPERTIYEIGPEGLATARAWLREMFTATGTEFPEFPAAVAFMPLLEPGEIRALLAVRADKLAELVAEIDTVMAEALATGLPRLFLLEEEYQRATLVAQLDWVRATVAELDDGRISWDQEWLRAVGDSFSTPTDEGESS
- the lepA gene encoding translation elongation factor 4, translated to MATFADKTFTPPERIRNFCIIAHIDHGKSTLADRVLQLTGVVDDRSMRAQYLDRMDIERERGITIKAQNVRLPWVHEGTEYVLHLIDTPGHVDFTYEVSRALEACEGAILLVDAAQGIEAQTLANLYLAMENNLTVIPVLNKIDLPAADPDRYAAEIAHIIGCEADDVLRVSAKTGVGIRELLDKVVQTIPAPVGDSDAPARAMIFDSVYDIYRGVVTYIRVVDGRITPRERIRMMSTGATHELLEVGIISPEPKVSVGLGVGEVGYLITGVKDVRQSKVGDTITSERKGATEALSGYREPQPMVYAGLYPLDGSDYPALREALDKLQLNDAALTYEPETSAALGFGFRCGFLGLLHLEITRDRLEREFGLELISTAPNVVNRVVMEDGTEHIVTNPSDWPGGKIKDIFEPITKCTVIAPAEFVGTIMELCQARRGQLGGMDYISETRVELRYTMPLAEIIYDFFDSLKSRTRGYASLDYEEAGEQASDLVKVDILLQGEPVDAFSAIVHKDAAYAYGTRMASKLRELIPRQQFEVPIQAAVGSRVIARETIRAIRKDVLAKCYGGDITRKRKLLEKQKEGKKRMKMVGRVEVPQEAFVAALSTDEAGDKKKK
- a CDS encoding circularly permuted type 2 ATP-grasp protein, encoding MSPAVTRARRTRTPRSPLFEGYQDPDGPYAGVHDEMFDEDGQVRQAYRRLYESIAPSEVADLAARAEALGRAFVDQGITFSLSGQERPFPLDLIPRVIGATEWARLERGIVQRVRALEAFLADIYGDAQILRDRVLPRRLITSCAHFHREAAGISPANGVRIHVAGIDLVRDGEGVFRVLEDNLRCPSGVSYVMENRRTMARVFPDLFARHRVRAVGDYAGHLLRALRASAAPNAADPTVVVLTPGVHNSAYFEHSLLARQMGVELVEGRDLFCRDNAVYIRTTEGERRVDVIYRRIDDEFLDPLHFRPSSVLGVAGMVNAARAGNVVIANAVGNGVGDDKLVYTYVPEMVQYYLGEKPLLPNVDTFRCWLDEEREQVLDRLDELVIKPVEGSGGYGIVFGPDASARELASVRKRVRSDPRGWIAQPVVQLSTVPTKIGNKLAPRHVDLRPFAVNDGENVFVLPGGLTRVALREGSLLVNSSQGGGSKDTWVLAPRSSTVESELAEPGLAGAVTDGQAAEHGPELTTSQQQQQQQQ